A single window of Huiozyma naganishii CBS 8797 chromosome 10, complete genome DNA harbors:
- the BAP2 gene encoding branched-chain amino acid permease BAP2 (similar to Saccharomyces cerevisiae BAP2 (YBR068C) and BAP3 (YDR046C); ancestral locus Anc_3.284), whose protein sequence is MPGYSEDYDADVLSSQELRTDASNKKSVDQINEKSVESYASNAEVGATNPTMFRRFVDSFKPAEDNKHSEVDSDVERNGDAAYSVNTDTHLKKAMKTRHVIMMTLGTGIGTGLLVANAKGLHFGGPAALVIGYGLVSMVTYIMIQAAGEMAVAYPTLPGNFNTYASIFVSKPFGFATVWLFCIQWLTVLPLELITASLIIKYWTEKVNADVFVVIFYVFLLFIHFIGVKAYGETEFVFNLCKILMIAGFIIFSIVVNCGGAGHDGYIGGKYWHSPGAFAGTNAAERFKGVCYVLVSGYFSYGGTELYVLSVNEQENPRKSTPIAAKQSIYRILVIYLLTMILIGFTVPFNDDQLMGAGGSATHASPYVLAASIHGVRVVPHIINAVILIAVISVANSSLYAAPRLLCSLAEQGYAPKFMTYVDREGRPLYALLACAVFGVIAFSACSDQEEQVFTWLAAIAGLSELFTWSSIMLSHVRFRQAMKLQGRDLNEVGYIANTGYWGSVYGVVFNILVFIAQFWVALAPPKSPITAQSFFESYLAFPIWIAFYFGYMIWNKDYTFLNPLDKIDLDHHRRIYDPEVLKQEDMENKERVRNGNIWTKLKWFWC, encoded by the coding sequence ATGCCGGGTTATAGTGAAGATTATGACGCCGATGTGCTATCCTCTCAGGAACTGAGAACGGATGCATCGAACAAGAAGAGCGTTGACCAAATCAATGAGAAATCAGTCGAATCGTATGCGTCCAACGCAGAGGTTGGCGCGACTAACCCAACCATGTTCCGCAGGTTTGTGGACTCCTTCAAACCAGCAGAGGACAACAAGCACAGCGAAGTGGACTCTGACGTGGAAAGGAACGGCGATGCCGCTTATTCTGTGAACACTGACACTCACTTGAAAAAGGCAATGAAGACGAGGCACGTGATCATGATGACTTTGGGGACCGGTATTGGTACGGGTCTTCTGGTCGCCAATGCAAAGGGTCTGCATTTCGGTGGTCCTGCGGCGCTAGTGATCGGGTACGGGCTTGTCTCAATGGTCACATACATTATGATCCAAGCGGCTGGTGAAATGGCCGTCGCATATCCAACTCTACCGGGGAATTTCAACACGTACGCCTCCATCTTCGTGTCTAAACCATTCGGGTTTGCTACTGTGTGGTTGTTCTGCATCCAGTGGCTGACCGTCTTACCGTTGGAATTGATCACAGCCAGTTTGATCATTAAATACTGGACGGAGAAAGTGAACGCAGACGTGTTTGTCGTCATCTTCTACgtgtttttgttgttcatcCACTTCATTGGTGTCAAAGCGTACGGTGAGACAGAGTTCGTGTTCAACCTGTGTAAGATCCTCATGATTGCAGGGTTCATTATATTCTCCATCGTGGTCAACTGTGGTGGTGCGGGACACGACGGTTACATTGGGGGGAAATACTGGCACTCACCAGGTGCCTTTGCAGGCACAAATGCAGCGGAACGATTCAAAGGTGTCTGTTACGTTTTAGTGTCAGGGTATTTCTCGTACGGTGGTACGGAACTGTACGTCCTCTCTGTGAACGAACAGGAAAACCCAAGAAAGTCTACCCCGATTGCCGCTAAACAGTCCATTTACCGTATCCTAGTCATTTACCTGTTGACAATGATTTTGATCGGGTTCACCGTCCCATTCAATGACGATCAGTTGATGGGTGCGGGTGGATCTGCTACACACGCGTCGCCTTACGTTTTGGCAGCATCCATCCATGGTGTTAGAGTCGTCCCACATATTATAAATGCCGTTATTTTGATTGCTGTCATCTCCGTGGCAAACTCCTCCCTGTATGCTGCTCCAAGATTACTGTGCTCCCTTGCGGAACAAGGTTATGCTCCAAAATTCATGACATACGTGGACAGAGAGGGTAGACCACTTTATGCGCTACTTGCGTGTGCAGTGTTTGGGGTAATCGCATTTTCTGCCTGTTCTgaccaagaagaacaagtGTTCACGTGGTTGGCTGCCATTGCTGGTCTTAGTGAATTGTTTACCTGGTCCTCCATTATGTTATCACACGTTCGTTTCAGACAGGCCATGAAGTTACAAGGAAGAGATCTGAACGAAGTTGGGTACATTGCCAATACAGGGTACTGGGGGTCAGTATATGGGGTAGTCTTCAATATCTTGGTGTTCATCGCCCAATTCTGGGTCGCGCTAGCTCCACCAAAGAGCCCTATCACAGCTCaaagtttctttgaaagttacTTGGCGTTCCCCATTTGGATTGCATTCTACTTCGGTTATATGATTTGGAACAAGGACTATACGTTTTTGAATCCACTAGACAAAATTGATCTAGATCACCACAGACGCATCTATGATCCAGAGGTTTTGAAGCAAGAAGACatggaaaacaaagaacGCGTCAGGAATGGCAACATCTGGACTAAGTTGAAGTGGTTCTGGTGCTAA
- the RPS10B gene encoding 40S ribosomal protein eS10 (similar to Saccharomyces cerevisiae RPS10B (YMR230W) and RPS10A (YOR293W); ancestral locus Anc_8.760) produces MPKEDRTKIHRYLFQEGVVVAKKDFNQPKHEEIDTKNLYVIKALQSLTSKGYVKTQFSWQYYYYTLTEEGVEYLRDYLHLPEHIVPGTYIQDRSQNQRPQRRY; encoded by the exons ATGCCAAAGGAGGACAGAACTAAGATTCACAGATACTTGTTTCAAG AAGGTGTCGTTGTCGCCAAGAAGGACTTCAACCAACCAAAACACGAGGAAATCGATACCAAGAACCTATACGTCATCAAGGCTTTGCAATCTTTGACCTCCAAGGGTTACGTCAAGACTCAGTTCTCTTGGCAatactactactacacCTTGACTGAAGAAGGTGTGGAATACTTGAGAGACTACTTGCATTTGCCTGAACACATTGTCCCAGGTACTTACATCCAAGACAGATCTCAAAACCAAAGACCACAAAGAAGATACTAA
- the PFF1 gene encoding Pff1p (similar to Saccharomyces cerevisiae YBR074W; ancestral locus Anc_3.295) has product MSILNTLRATFRYRKTNVSICILVAYSLVALLYVSDQIRYKYPSPNDKSLIKTHLDKSWMDLQNITFSYHPYTSRDNDRVHDYLLERINDIVETRPFATVSDDMADKSSSIFKQTDTFNASSTKSRVIYFESSNVVVKLTGKNSQLPGLLLSAHFDSVPTSHGATDDGKGIVSLLALLDYYSKNQPERTLVFNFNNDEEFGLLGATHFLNHKWSKLVNYFLNLEGAGTGSKSVLLRTSDISTARIYRDAVKVEPFGNSIFQQGFNQRQIRSETDYKVYSASGLRGWDIAFFKPRDLYHTGNDDVKHTSKEALWHMLHTSWQLTEYMNTFTEDANFNTSPAIYFDFAGLKFYACSAKSLFAINCILLVLVPIVLIPFHTLTNSRHQLNEAGLLLWLRLPLTFIIAIGVLTVTELFLYDVNRFVVFRDYISPLLMFASEFLLINIILLSVLEYFWPSRLMKDITLLQLNFVVWGMLLYATYLLRTTDYGTTGIYIVTMLFVSLSGALFIKYLASLISPPGYKKTAVRDNSPDGSIVPAPMQTASANPAVNEQPNNLEGRQNSVSVSDSGDDERAPLLPFSSSRTEGTEILVPPASAAEGGLVKDTQYEWIFQFIILIPVLVLLFQNLVEVLSALSQTVVESRTSMQLVWNTLFGGAVILCFTTLPFLKVGFKMTAALLFVFAGLLVRTIILSPFTGEVPLKIRFSQNLNGNVEVTGVGSNLGFLEDVLVDMPSVKQRAEQVHCSKETQTCSYQGLKSNLVNCDSQGEEQQMMSIEVLQNDHKNENRSKYAPMNAEIKIHSKENRACTLYFNNTFGSSSLVKEVTVYLNVNKTNSTKFRWHKGIDELQLHKLDFGKEFYHIGIEWFPKIISGYADAGTKPDEDVLGIVAMCYWGEFDSTTMCNGESRRMVPAYDELLEYSPIHYTFTNRDKGLVYGKQYVEL; this is encoded by the coding sequence ATGTCCATTCTTAACACACTCAGAGCTACTTTTCGATATCGGAAGACAAACGTGAGTATATGTATTTTGGTTGCTTACAGCCTGGTGGCGCTTCTTTATGTGAGTGATCAGATTAGGTACAAATACCCTTCACCAAATGATAAATCGCTAATCAAAACTCATTTAGATAAATCCTGGATGGATCTCCAGAATATTACATTTTCCTATCACCCTTACACATCTAGGGATAATGATAGGGTCCATGATTATCTGTTAGAGAGAATTAACGATATAGTGGAAACGCGTCCATTCGCAACAGTTTCAGATGATATGGCAGACAAGTCATCCAGTATCTTTAAGCAAACGGACACTTTTAACGCTAGTTCTACAAAATCACGCGTTATTTATTTTGAATCTTCTAACGTTGTGGTAAAGTTGACTGGTAAAAACAGCCAGTTACCTGGCTTATTGTTATCTGCACATTTTGATTCTGTTCCAACATCCCATGGGGCTACCGATGACGGGAAAGGTATCGTGTCGTTGTTAGCACTACTTGACTATTACTCCAAAAACCAACCTGAAAGAACTTTGGtattcaacttcaacaacgatGAGGAATTTGGCTTGTTAGGTGCCACGCATTTCCTAAACCATAAATGGTCAAAGTTAGTGAATTACTTTCTAAATTTGGAGGGTGCAGGTACAGGAAGTAAAAGTGTCTTACTTCGGACCTCTGACATTTCCACAGCTAGAATTTACAGGGATGCTGTGAAAGTTGAACCTTTTGGGAATTCAATATTCCAGCAAGGTTTCAACCAAAGACAGATTAGAAGTGAAACCGACTACAAGGTATATAGTGCTAGTGGATTGAGAGGTTGGGATATCGCTTTTTTCAAGCCGAGAGATCTGTACCATACAGGAAATGACGATGTCAAGCATACTTCTAAAGAGGCATTGTGGCACATGTTGCATACATCGTGGCAGCTAACTGAGTACATGAATACGTTTACCGAAGATGCGAACTTTAACACAAGTCCAGCGATTTACTTCGATTTCGCTGGTTTGAAGTTTTACGCTTGCAGTGCAAAATCTTTATTCGCAATTAACTGCATTCTGCTCGTTCTCGTGCCGATTGTGCTAATTCCTTTCCATACTTTGACCAATAGCCGACATCAATTGAATGAGGCAGGTCTACTTTTATGGTTAAGGCTGCCTCTAACCTTCATTATTGCGATTGGAGTTCTAACTGTTACAGAACTGTTCCTGTATGATGTAAATCGTTTCGTTGTATTCAGAGACTATATCTCTCCGCTGTTAATGTTTGCATCCGAGTTTCTTCTGATCAACATAATTTTACTGTCCGTTCTCGAATACTTTTGGCCCAGTAGGCTGATGAAGGATATTACATTACTGCAGCTAaattttgttgtttgggGTATGCTACTCTATGCAACTTACCTGCTTCGTACTACGGATTATGGTACTACTGGTATTTACATTGTGACGATGTTGTTCGTCAGTCTATCAGGTGCCCTATTCATCAAGTACCTTGCGTCCTTGATATCACCACCTGGCTATAAAAAGACGGCTGTCAGAGATAATTCACCAGACGGCTCAATTGTGCCTGCACCCATGCAAACTGCCTCAGCTAATCCAGCGGTTAACGAACAACCAAATAATCTTGAAGGGAGACAGAATTCAGTTTCTGTTAGTGATTCAGGTGACGATGAAAGAGCCCCCCTTCTACCATTTTCTTCTAGTAGAACGGAAGGGACCGAAATATTGGTTCCACCAGCTAGTGCTGCCGAAGGCGGTTTGGTGAAGGACACCCAGTATGAATGGATTTTCCAGTTCATTATCCTGATTCCAGTATTAGTTCTgcttttccaaaacttggTCGAGGTTCTAAGTGCATTATCACAGACGGTGGTTGAGTCCAGAACATCCATGCAGTTGGTTTGGAATACTCTGTTTGGAGGAGCAGTCATTTTATGCTTTACCACGTTGCCATTTCTGAAAGTTGGGTTTAAGATGACTGCAGCGTTGCTGTTCGTTTTTGCAGGTTTGCTGGTTAGAACCATAATTCTCTCTCCTTTTACTGGCGAAGTTCCCTTGAAGATAAGATTTAGTCAAAACTTGAATGGTAACGTTGAAGTTACAGGGGTGGGTTCCAACCTTGGTTTTTTGGAGGATGTACTTGTGGATATGCCGAGTGTGAAACAAAGGGCTGAGCAAGTACACTGCAGCAAAGAGACTCAAACATGTTCTTATCAGGGTCTGAAGTCAAACTTGGTGAATTGCGATAgtcaaggagaagaacagcaAATGATGTCAATAGAAGTTCTTCAGAACGACcacaaaaatgaaaatCGTTCGAAATATGCCCCTATGAACGCAGAGATCAAAATCCACTCTAAGGAAAATAGGGCTTGCACTTTGTATTTCAACAACACGTTTGGTAGCTCCTCGCTAGTGAAAGAGGTTACCGTATATTTGAATGTGAATAAAACGAACTCTACGAAATTCAGATGGCATAAGGGTATTGACGAGCTGCAACTGCACAAACTGGATTTTGGAAAGGAGTTCTACCACATAGGTATAGAGTGGTTCCCGAAAATCATTTCAGGCTACGCAGATGCGGGAACAAAGCCGGATGAGGACGTGCTAGGCATTGTGGCAATGTGCTATTGGGGTGAGTTTGATTCTACTACGATGTGTAACGGTGAGAGTAGGAGAATGGTCCCCGCGTACGATGAACTGCTAGAATACTCACCCATACACTATACGTTTACAAACAGGGACAAAGGGCTTGTGTATGGTAAGCAGTATGTGGAGTTATAG
- the TAT1 gene encoding amino acid transporter TAT1 (similar to Saccharomyces cerevisiae TAT1 (YBR069C); ancestral locus Anc_3.285): MVLDTSRYSNISYSNSKDSKNDGFEVKDISATVSPETNVITASSSASNEGPATPQPQLGVVASFLDSFKRKEHDDSTAGDENDLNKAIRSRHLIMISLGTGIGTGLLVGTGSVLSQSGPLGLIIGYIVSSLMVFLIIQAAGELGIVYSNVVGNFTRYPTILVDPAFGFAISFLYTIQWMIVLPLQLVTAAMTIQFWNVGVNLDVFVLASFVVVVLINLGGARGYVEAEFFCNLCKIVMLTGFVILGIIITAGGIPNGPDGYIGGKYWRNPGLFANGFKGVCSVFCYAAFSYGGVETLVLSAAEQKNPLKSIPSATKKVMYRILFIYLLSLIIVCFLVPYTSPDLMGSSGSGSHSSPFVIAIASHGVSVVPHLINAVILISVLSVANSALYVAPRLLLSLAQGGSAPKFLNYIDKRGRPTTCTLVVVLFGMIGFVAASDKREVVFTWLLSISGLGQIFIWISICVSHIRFRDAMRVQGHPLTEIAYKAQTGYWGSYVAIALALFVLVCQFWVAIAPVGAHGKLDATNFFQNYLAFPVVLCAYLGFKVYYKQWQLLIPADKIELDNNRNVYVPEEALEDKPLE, from the coding sequence ATGGTTCTCGACACCTCTCGCTACAGTAATATTAGCTACTCCAATTCGAAGGACTCCAAGAATGACGGATTCGAGGTGAAAGATATCAGCGCGACTGTCTCGCCCGAGACGAACGTGATCACGGCGTCCTCCTCGGCATCGAATGAGGGTCCCGCAACACCACAGCCACAACTCGGAGTTGTTGCCTCATTTCTGGACTCATTCAAGAGGAAAGAGCACGATGACAGCACGGCTGGGGACGAGAACGACCTGAATAAAGCGATCAGGTCGAGACACCTGATCATGATCTCCTTGGGAACTGGGATCGGTACGGGTCTTCTGGTTGGGACAGGCAGTGTCCTGTCGCAGTCTGGCCCACTCGGGTTGATCATCGGGTATATAGTATCGTCGTTAATGGTGTTCTTGATCATACAGGCTGCCGGTGAATTGGGGATCGTGTACTCCAACGTCGTCGGTAATTTCACACGGTATCCAACCATCCTCGTCGATCCAGCATTTGGGTTCGCCATTTCTTTCCTTTACACCATACAGTGGATGATTGTGCTGCCCCTGCAGCTGGTAACCGCGGCAATGACCATCCAGTTCTGGAACGTCGGTGTCAACCTGGACGTGTTTGTGCTGGCGAGTTTTGTCGTCGTTGTGCTGATCAACTTGGGTGGTGCCCGCGGGTACGTCGAGGCAGAATTCTTTTGTAACCTGTGCAAGATCGTTATGCTTACCGGGTTTGTCATACTCGGAATCATCATAACAGCTGGCGGGATACCGAATGGACCGGACGGATACATTGGCGGGAAGTACTGGAGGAACCCTGGGCTGTTCGCGAACGGGTTCAAAGGTGTCTGTTCCGTGTTTTGTTACGCTGCCTTCAGTTACGGTGGTGTCGAGACGTTGGTTCTATCCGCTGCAGAGCAAAAAAACCCACTCAAGTCAATCCCAAGCGCCACGAAGAAAGTCATGTACAGGATCTTGTTCATCTACCTGCTCTCGCTAATCATTGTCTGCTTCCTAGTCCCCTACACGAGCCCGGATCTGATGGGTTCCTCCGGCAGTGGGTCACACTCGTCGCCGTTCGTGATTGCAATTGCGTCTCACGGTGTGAGCGTCGTACCGCATCTAATAAACGCTGTCATTCTAATATCTGTTCTCTCAGTGGCCAACTCCGCCCTTTACGTGGCCCCTCGTCTGTTACTGTCCCTTGCGCAGGGTGGTTCAGCGCCCAAATTCTTGAACTACATCGACAAGCGTGGTAGGCCGACCACTTGCACACTGGTGGTTGTACTATTCGGCATGATAGGGTTTGTTGCCGCCAGCGACAAGCGGGAAGTCGTGTTTACTTGGTTGTTGAGTATCTCAGGGCTGGGCCAGATATTCATCTGGATATCCATCTGCGTATCGCACATCCGTTTCAGGGACGCGATGAGGGTACAAGGCCACCCACTTACGGAGATCGCATACAAGGCGCAAACGGGGTACTGGGGGTCCTACGTTGCGATTGCTCTGGCGCTGTTTGTGCTGGTCTGCCAGTTCTGGGTCGCTATTGCACCAGTCGGCGCACACGGCAAACTAGATGCGACAAACTTCTTCCAGAACTACCTTGCCTTCCCAGTGGTGCTCTGCGCGTACCTTGGGTTCAAAGTATACTACAAGCAATGGCAATTGCTAATACCAGCGGACAAGATCGAACtggacaacaacagaaacgTCTACGTGCCAGAAGAAGCCCTGGAGGACAAGCCCCTAGAGTAA
- the KNAG0J02220 gene encoding histidine phosphatase family protein (similar to Saccharomyces cerevisiae YDR051C; ancestral locus Anc_3.287): protein MTVNNKPKLIVLIRHGTSEWNENEEVITKVPAHLIGLTEVGREQSILSGLALLKTLNLDGVDSVAQGYHFKKVEDQSLSGLVTQRTGYDPQKLDKLNLTVYISPFKCARETSKGVLDVIEKYNFLKQGVCNGDTSPAEVSFNPCKKRKHAVWSHDVVQGESEITRFIDLKVREDPRLREQDFGNFKDIQTMKDVMSLRSHYGEFFFRFLQGESAADVFNRVANFHDSMFRTFRTNAESGDGDWNDVFVIITHDIFLRVFLMRWFRWTYEEFETIAKLPNGCLIVMELDEATDTYILKTEIPKTQKHHSHL, encoded by the coding sequence ATGACAGTCAACAATAAACCGAAACTGATAGTCCTAATAAGACACGGAACTAGCGAATGGAACGAGAATGAGGAGGTGATTACGAAGGTTCCGGCGCATTTGATTGGTCTAACAGAGGTCGGCAGGGAACAGTCAATACTTAGTGGACTGGCCTTACTCAAAACGCTGAACCTGGATGGTGTCGACAGTGTAGCACAGGGTTACCACTTCAAGAAGGTAGAAGACCAGTCGTTGAGCGGGCTGGTCACTCAGCGTACCGGTTACGATCCGCAAAAACTGGACAAATTGAACTTGACAGTGTATATATCCCCCTTCAAATGCGCTAGGGAAACGTCCAAGGGTGTTTTGGACGTGATTGAGAAATacaactttttgaaacaggGGGTATGCAATGGAGATACGAGTCCTGCAGAGGTCTCTTTCAACCCTTGtaagaagaggaaacatGCTGTGTGGTCACATGATGTCGTTCAGGGGGAATCTGAAATCACTCGCTTCATAGACTTGAAAGTTAGAGAGGATCCACGGTTGAGGGAACAGGATTTTGGtaatttcaaagatattcAAACAATGAAGGACGTGATGAGTCTAAGGAGCCACTATGGAGAGTTCTTCTTCCGGTTCTTGCAAGGTGAGAGCGCCGCGGATGTATTCAACCGCGTTGCAAACTTCCATGATTCGATGTTCAGGACTTTTCGCACGAATGCAGAATCAGGGGACGGGGACTGGAACGATGTGTTCGTGATCATAACTCACGATATATTCTTGCGCGTGTTCCTGATGCGATGGTTTAGGTGGACGTACGAAGAGTTTGAAACTATAGCTAAGCTCCCCAATGGGTGCTTGATCGTCATGGAACTCGACGAAGCCACAGATACGTATATTTTGAAGACGGAGATACCAAAGACTCAAAAACATCACTCACACCTGTGA
- the RDH54 gene encoding DNA-dependent ATPase RDH54 (similar to Saccharomyces cerevisiae RDH54 (YBR073W); ancestral locus Anc_3.292), with protein sequence MHLPEYKNQPFKAPRKIASTSIPSTTLKRSMPVVRSLPTKKVRSEVSISPSQKQHTKNVTETICFTTMYRKPSNKKMKTWAGDGYAVSKNEGKKLVFYNDNGQSIGTSVPSHDLKSGEIYNVLFRVSGWEVQLDHELTKEDELVTLKQVLKASLDENPVPSRGNKKKVSRLEDEELRERSSGIPVSELFSKKTVTKFKSVMPKSKVFTPLSNNNNTKSPNKTNAVKYLPVFDLANIPNPIIMNKSEDADVDVIVDPLLGKHMRNHQREGVKFIYDCVMGLLRTKEVPLDVVDRSLILEKDSDINGCLLADDMGLGKTLMTITLIWTLLKQTPYASKVECSQSGVPLQGTCKKVLIVCPVTLIGNWTKEFHKWLGHNRVGLLTLHPNNTPDMDRNAVKNFLRVQRTYQVLIIGYEKLLNLSEELQSKQINMNRIDLLVCDEGHRLKNSSSKVLNVLKELDVKRKVLLSGTPIQNDLTEFYTIIDFINPGILGSFNNFKRKFIVPITRARDVANKFNDDVQEVGEERSKEIIEITNTFILRRTNDILTKYLPPKTEVILFCKPSKVQLDVFYAILNHSKLDFGSLTVNSSLGLITLMKKICNSPSLLKNDPYYCKILKTPEKNIQYLSALDSGKLRVLSAILNQIRTTGSEEKVVIVSNYTQTLDIIQNVLNSNKMVYCRLDGSTAQKERDAIINSFNKNPAVFAFLLSAKSGGVGLNLIGASRLILFDNDWNPSVDLQAMSRIHRDGQKKPCFIYRLVTTGCIDEKVLQRQLMKHSLSQKFLDNSNDTAKRGSNDDLFTKEELKDLFTISSDTLSNTHDLICTCDGNGEDILIEEQEMETADELERKERASLSQWNSALEAQKVINESESHAASNRSRTIRKCLVGYRHINPAKTEDLCDDVTSKAVIQLKGQISFALVKPGSIYDEIST encoded by the coding sequence ATGCATTTACCGGAGTACAAAAACCAGCCTTTCAAAGCTCCAAGGAAAATTGCATCTACTTCGATACCTTCCACCACGCTGAAAAGAAGCATGCCGGTGGTGAGATCCTTACCCACAAAGAAGGTAAGGTCTGAAGTAAGTATATCACCCTCACAGAAACAACATACCAAAAATGTAACAGAGACAATATGTTTTACTACAATGTACAGAAAACCATCAAATAAGAAGATGAAGACTTGGGCGGGAGATGGTTACGCCGTTTCAAAAAATGAGGGGAAAAAATTGGTATTCTACAACGACAATGGGCAAAGCATTGGTACCTCCGTACCATCTCACGATCTGAAATCTGGGGAAATATACAACGTTTTGTTCAGAGTATCCGGCTGGGAGGTCCAGCTTGATCATGAATTGACGAAGGAGGACGAGCTCGTCACCTTGAAACAGGTTTTGAAGGCGTCTCTAGATGAAAATCCTGTCCCATCGCGAGGtaacaaaaagaaggtgAGTCGACTGGAAGATGAGGAGCTCCGGGAAAGGAGTTCAGGAATACCAGTATCTGAactgttttcaaaaaagacaGTAACAAAATTCAAGTCTGTGATGCCCAAATCCAAAGTTTTCACCCCACTTTccaataataataatacaAAGTCACCTAATAAAACAAACGCTGTGAAATATCTGCCCGTGTTCGACCTTGCAAATATCCCAAATCCTATCATAATGAATAAATCTGAAGATGCAGACGTAGATGTTATCGTTGATCCGTTGCTCGGTAAGCACATGCGGAATCACCAAAGGGAAGGTGTTAAATTCATATATGACTGTGTTATGGGCTTGTTGAGGACGAAAGAGGTGCCTTTAGACGTTGTAGATAGGAGTTtgattttggaaaaagatTCTGACATTAATGGATGTTTGCTGGCAGACGACATGGGTCTTGGGAAAACTTTAATGACTATTACGCTGATTTGGACACTTCTGAAACAAACTCCGTACGCATCTAAAGTCGAATGTTCACAATCTGGAGTGCCTTTACAAGGCACATGTAAAAAAGTATTGATTGTCTGCCCCGTGACACTCATTGGTAATTGGACGAAAGAATTTCATAAGTGGCTTGGACATAATAGAGTGGGTTTGCTGACATTGCATCCTAATAACACACCAGATATGGATCGAAATGCCGTGAAAAACTTTCTGAGAGTCCAAAGAACGTACCAAGTTTTGATTATTGGTTATGAAAAACTTCTGAATCTTTCTGAGGAATTGCAATCCAAACAAATTAACATGAACCGAATTGATTTATTGGTTTGTGATGAGGGTCACCGATTGAAAAATAGTTCTTCCAAGGTTCTGAACGTCTTGAAGGAGCTCGACGTTAAAAGAAAGGTGCTGCTGTCTGGGACCCCAATCCAAAATGATCTGACTGAGTTTTACACTATTATTGATTTTATCAATCCGGGGATACTAGGGAGCTTCAATAATTTCAAGAGGAAATTCATTGTGCCCATAACAAGAGCTAGGGACGTTGCAAACAAGTTCAACGATGATGTCCAAGAAGTAGGTGAGGAAAGATCAAAAGAAATCATCGAAATCACCAACACCTTCATTTTAAGGAGAACGAATGATATCTTGACCAAATACCTTCCTCCTAAAACAGAAGTTATTCTATTTTGCAAACCGTCTAAAGTCCAACTTGACGTCTTTTATGCTATTCTGAATCACTCAAAGCTCGACTTTGGAAGCCTTACCGTTAATTCATCGTTAGGCTTGATCACTCTAATGAAAAAGATATGCAATTCTCCTTCGTTGCTAAAAAACGATCCTTATTACTGTAAAATACTGAAAACaccagaaaaaaacattCAGTATCTGAGTGCTTTGGATTCCGGGAAATTAAGGGTTTTAAGTGCTATTTTGAATCAAATACGAACTACTGGGTCGGAGGAGAAAGTTGTAATTGTATCAAATTACACTCAAACGTTGGATATAATTCAAAACGTTTTGAACTCAAATAAAATGGTTTATTGTCGACTGGACGGTTCGACTGCCCAGAAAGAAAGGGATGCTATAAtaaactccttcaacaaaaatcCAGCCGTTTTTGCGTTTCTTTTGAGTGCGAAGTCCGGTGGTGTCGGACTGAACTTAATTGGCGCTTCTCGGTTAATTTTATTTGATAATGATTGGAACCCTTCCGTCGATTTACAAGCCATGTCAAGAATTCATAGGGATGGGCAAAAGAAACCCTGCTTCATATATAGACTGGTTACTACAGGCTGTATTGATGAGAAAGTTTTGCAGCGGCAACTTATGAAGCATAGTTTGAGCCAAAAGTTTTTGGACAATTCAAATGATACTGCAAAACGCGGTTCAAACGATGACTTATTTACCAAagaggaattgaaggatttgTTCACGATATCCTCAGATACGCTGAGCAATACGCATGATTTGATTTGTACATGTGACGGTAACGGAGAAGATATACTGATCGAAGAACAGGAAATGGAAACTGCTGATGAATTAGAAAGGAAAGAGAGAGCTTCGTTAAGTCAATGGAACAGTGCATTGGAGGCTCAGAAGGTGATTAATGAATCAGAATCGCATGCGGCCAGTAACAGGAGCAGAACAATCAGAAAATGTCTTGTCGGTTACCGCCATATAAATCCCGCCAAAACGGAGGACTTGTGTGACGATGTTACATCTAAGGCAGTAATCCAATTAAAGGGACAGATAAGTTTTGCACTTGTAAAACCTGGTAGTATATACGATGAAATATCTACATAA